In Cicer arietinum cultivar CDC Frontier isolate Library 1 unplaced genomic scaffold, Cicar.CDCFrontier_v2.0 Ca_scaffold_5691_v2.0, whole genome shotgun sequence, one genomic interval encodes:
- the LOC101496101 gene encoding uncharacterized protein isoform X2 → MEKSDKHSIVDQILDQLYTVGYVDATDSDAPPSQKIAAALSWIISALNTNTIYDDNNTQCIEESLRLIGCPYSLRSSHIQDLDTDSLFPVIQWLTSNLKSTQQHRCFSEVCHDEDTTIENEDEPNTTSINTLSHNLDDLNHQKMNVVEKLDQLRERINKEGADSAVQKLYTLMMSLKELAARLRDVVAVRRRIDDLPCQSEIVQYVCFFYLSLIHDFHCLYTL, encoded by the exons ATGGAGAAATCGGACAAACACTCAATTGTCGACCAAATTTTAGATCAACTCTACACCGTCGGTTACGTCGATGCCACAGATTCCGATGCACCGCCGTCGCAGAAAATCGCCGCCGCTCTCTCCTGGATCATCTCCGCCCTCAACACCAACACAAT ATACGATGATAACAACACGCAGTGCATCGAAGAATCGCTAAGATTAATTGGATGTCCATACTCTCTTCGATCATCTCATATTCAAGATCTTGATACTGATTCTCTTTTCCCTGTTATTCAATGGCTTACTTCAAACCTAAAATCAACACAACAACACCGTTGTTTCAGTGAG GTCTGTCACGATGAAGATACTACTATTGAAAATGAGGATGAACCTAATACTACTTCGATAAACACATTGAGTCACAATTTGGATGATCTG AATCACCAAAAGATGAATGTTGTGGAGAAGTTAGATCAGCTACGGGAGAGAATCAATAAGGAAGGTGCTGATTCTGCTGTGCAGAAGTTGTACACTTTAATGATGTCTTTGAAG GAACTTGCTGCAAGACTAAGGGATGTAGTTGCAGTAAGACGACGTATTGATGACCTACCATGCCAATCCGAAATTGTCCAGTATGTTTGTTTCTTTTACCTTTCACTTATTCATGATTTCCATTGTCTTTATACTCTGTAA
- the LOC101496430 gene encoding probable 2-oxoglutarate-dependent dioxygenase AOP1 translates to ETLGSLTSKARELSTLILKMIIEGFGLPQQYNLDIEELNNSNDSRMTRYLLPEQNKDLEIALVPHTDKGTLSIICHNEVQGLEILPKTGEWVDVVIPPNGYIVLVGDMLKAWSNGRFVAPIHRVVTKGDKERLAFILFTVPKEDMTIKAPSELVDDENHPLRYRPFKYEDFINFHYSTRTEKGVLEEFAGL, encoded by the exons CGCTTATCTTGAAGATGATTATCGAAGGTTTTGGACTTCCACAACAATACAACTTGGATATTGAAGAGCTAAATAACTCCAACGATTCACGAATGACTAGGTACCTACTTCCTGAGCAAAACAAGGATCTTGAGATTGCTTTGGTACCTCACACTGACAAAGGCACCTTATCCATCATATGTCACAATGAAGTCCAAGGTCTGGAGATTTTACCCAAAACAGGCGAATGGGTTGATGTAGTTATTCCCCCAAATGGCTATATAGTACTCGTCGGTGACATGTTGAAG gCATGGAGCAATGGAAGGTTTGTGGCACCCATACATAGAGTGGTGACAAAGGGAGATAAAGAGAGATTAGCATTTATACTGTTTACTGTACCAAAAGAAGATATGACTATTAAGGCGCCATCTGAATTGGTGGACGATGAAAACCACCCTCTCCGTTACCGACCATTCAAGTATgaggattttataaattttcattaCTCAACTCGCACAGAAAAGGGAGTACTTGAAGAATTTGCTGGCCTTTGA
- the LOC101496101 gene encoding uncharacterized protein isoform X1, translated as MEKSDKHSIVDQILDQLYTVGYVDATDSDAPPSQKIAAALSWIISALNTNTIYDDNNTQCIEESLRLIGCPYSLRSSHIQDLDTDSLFPVIQWLTSNLKSTQQHRCFSEVCHDEDTTIENEDEPNTTSINTLSHNLDDLNHQKMNVVEKLDQLRERINKEGADSAVQKLYTLMMSLKDLERKENHFLFDRDSKHSELQAVISALEIKIANDRNDSKSLTDGLHHSFSESLERVNLMKKELAARLRDVVAVRRRIDDLPCQSEIVQYVCFFYLSLIHDFHCLYTL; from the exons ATGGAGAAATCGGACAAACACTCAATTGTCGACCAAATTTTAGATCAACTCTACACCGTCGGTTACGTCGATGCCACAGATTCCGATGCACCGCCGTCGCAGAAAATCGCCGCCGCTCTCTCCTGGATCATCTCCGCCCTCAACACCAACACAAT ATACGATGATAACAACACGCAGTGCATCGAAGAATCGCTAAGATTAATTGGATGTCCATACTCTCTTCGATCATCTCATATTCAAGATCTTGATACTGATTCTCTTTTCCCTGTTATTCAATGGCTTACTTCAAACCTAAAATCAACACAACAACACCGTTGTTTCAGTGAG GTCTGTCACGATGAAGATACTACTATTGAAAATGAGGATGAACCTAATACTACTTCGATAAACACATTGAGTCACAATTTGGATGATCTG AATCACCAAAAGATGAATGTTGTGGAGAAGTTAGATCAGCTACGGGAGAGAATCAATAAGGAAGGTGCTGATTCTGCTGTGCAGAAGTTGTACACTTTAATGATGTCTTTGAAG GACCtcgaaaggaaggaaaatcacTTTCTGTTCGACCGTGATTCTAAGCATTCAGAACTTCAAGCCGTGATTAGTGCACTAGAGATAAAAATAGCAAATGACCGTAATGATAGCAAGAGCCTTACTGATGGGCTTCATCATTCTTTTAGTGAATCACTTGAAAGAGTCAATTTGATGAAAAAg GAACTTGCTGCAAGACTAAGGGATGTAGTTGCAGTAAGACGACGTATTGATGACCTACCATGCCAATCCGAAATTGTCCAGTATGTTTGTTTCTTTTACCTTTCACTTATTCATGATTTCCATTGTCTTTATACTCTGTAA